The Sporomusaceae bacterium FL31 nucleotide sequence GGAGGGACGCAATCATGATTGATAAGGTTTTACTTGCAGGATTTGGTGGGCAAGGGGTTATGTTTATTGGGAAAATGATGGCCTATGCTGGTATGATCAGTCATTATCAGGTTTGCTGGATGCCTTCCTATGGTCCTGAAATGCGAGGGGGTACAGCCAATTGCTCGGTCATTATTTCAAGTGATGAAATTCATTCTCCCGTTATTGATGTCGCTGACGGCGGTATTGTACTCAATCAGCCATCCTATGAAAAGTTTGTATCGCGAATAAAACCAGGTGGTGTTTTGGTTGTAAACAGTTCCATTGTTACCATCAGCACTGAGCGCCCGGACATT carries:
- a CDS encoding 2-oxoglutarate ferredoxin oxidoreductase subunit gamma is translated as MIDKVLLAGFGGQGVMFIGKMMAYAGMISHYQVCWMPSYGPEMRGGTANCSVIISSDEIHSPVIDVADGGIVLNQPSYEKFVSRIKPGGVLVVNSSIVTISTERPDITVINIPAGSIASSLGKDNLANMVCLGALISNLKLIDMNNIQNAMQSMFGKKNPELFALNLAAVNKGLEFCH